From the Salarias fasciatus chromosome 16, fSalaFa1.1, whole genome shotgun sequence genome, one window contains:
- the LOC115402777 gene encoding arginine and glutamate-rich protein 1: MGRSRSRSSSRSKHSKSSKHSKKRSRSRSRSRDRERSKKRSKSRESKRNRRRESRSRSRSTRERAASPPERIDIFGRTLSKRNALDEKQRKEEEERKAEMERQRKIRQQEIEEKLIEEETARRVEELVAKRVEEELEKRKDEIEREVLRRVEEAKRIMERQLLEELERQRQAELAAQKAREEEEKSKREELEKILEENNRKIAEAQAKLAEDQLRIVEEQRKIHEERMKLEQDRQRQQKEEQKIILGKGKSRPKLSFSLKATE, translated from the exons GCTCCCGGAGCCGCAGCTCGTCCCGCTCCAAACACTCCAAGAGCAGCAAGCACAGCAAGAAGAGGAGCCGCTCCCGGTCCAGATCCAGAGATCGGGAGCGCTCCAAGAAGAGGTCCAAGTCCAGGGAGTCCAAGAGGAACCGGCGCAGGGAGTCCCGGTCTCGGTCCCGGTCCACCAGAGAGAGAGCCGCTTCACCCCCGGAGCGCATCGACATCTTCGGCCGCACGCTAAGCAAGAGGAACGCTCTGGACgagaagcagaggaaggaggaggaggagaggaaggcggagatggagaggcagaggaagat CCGGCAGCAGGAGATCGAGGAGAAGCTCATCGAGGAGGAGACGGCCCggcgggtggaggagctggtggcCAAGCgcgtggaggaggagctggagaagcgTAAGGACGAGATCGAGCGGGAGGTGCtgcggcgggtggaggaggccaAGCGCATCATGGAgcggcagctgctggaggagctggagaggcagcGGCAGGCCGAGCTGGCGGCTCAGAAAGCCAGAGAG GAGGAAGAAAAGTCGAAGCGGGAGGAGCTGGAAAAAATCCTGGAAGAAAATAACCGCAAGATCGCCGAGGCTCAGGCCAAACTG GCCGAGGATCAGTTGCGTATcgtggaggagcagagaaagATCCACGAGGAGCGCATGAAGCTGGAGCAGGACCGTCAGAGGcagcagaaggaggagcagaAAATCATCCTGGGGAAGGGAAAGTCCAGGCCCAAGCTCTCCTTCTCGCTCAAGGCCACCGAGTGA